The Hordeum vulgare subsp. vulgare chromosome 7H, MorexV3_pseudomolecules_assembly, whole genome shotgun sequence DNA window AAATCGTCGATGGTAGCAAAAACAAGAGGAGGCTGTAACTGACGATGCGGGCGATGTGCGAGCGATCGACGGGGGCAGGCACTGACGATGCGGGCGGCGGCAGCGCAAGGGCTAGCCCGGCCATAGCAGCAGGCGACGAGGACGACAGGCGGAGGCTGAAACCGACGGAGCGAGCGACCAACGAGGGCGGGACCTGGCGATGTGGGCGGTCGATGGGAGGAGACGCCGACAACGCGGGTTGCGGCAGCGCGGGGACGGCAGCAACGCAGGGGCAGCAGCACATGCGACCGGCCCGAGCGTTTGCCGGTGCACCGGCGTAAACGTTTCCTTTCGTTTCCCAAAAAGGAAATGATAAGAAAGACTTGCACCAGAACTGGGCCAACCCAGATCTAGCCAAACGGACCGTGTAAACCGGGTCGGCCCGACAGCCCGCGTGCCTGGCACGACACGGGCCTGTCCCGACACGGGTTAATCGTGCTCGGGCCCGGCACGAAGCACGCCTCGGACCATACCTGAGCCTGGAGGCTGGGCATGCGGGCCGACATGACACGGCccatttattttttatatatatttagatttttttaatatatatatatacataacaTATGGCCTAATAGACCCAAAAATAAGCTCATGAAGTTAAAAATATGCGGCCCAACATGCTAATCGGGCCAACATATCGGTCCGTTTAATAACCGGGTCGTGACTGGACCTGGAGGCGCAGCGCACGGACCGACACGACACGGCCCAATTAATAAACGTGTCTGGGCGGGTCGTGTTGTGCCAGGCCCGAGTACAACAGGCCGGGCCTTTATCCACTATAACTCTGCTATGCAAGGAGTCAAGAACTCAAGATACATGACAGTGCTAGAATTAAGTGGTCTACCCATCGAGAAGATCCCAGATGCTATTGGGGATCTTTTTAATCTCCGCCATTAGGGTTTGCGCGATACAAAAGTGAAGGTGCTCCCAAAGTCTGTTGAGAAGCTTTCAAATTTGTTGACACAGGACATTTGTGGATGTGACATACATGAGTTTCGAGGGATTGTGAAACTGAAAAAGCTTAGGCACTTATTTGCTGAGAAAATAATTGATCAAAGTTGGAGAGATTTTCATTGTCGCAGGGGTATCCGTATCACCAGTGGTCTTGGAAATCTAAGAAACCTTCATACACTACAGGCATTGGATGCACATGATGAGTCTCTTAGGCATTTGGGTGAGCTGAGGCAACTGAGAAGCTTGAGGTTATGGAATGTGAAGGAAATCTACTGTGCAGACATCAATGAGTCTATTGTTCAGATGCAGTATTTGTCCAACCTAAGTGTGAATGCAAGCGATGAGAACGAGGTTCTCATGTTGAATGTCCTCGTGCCCAGCCTGCAAAGGCTAAGGGCCTGTTTGGTTTCCGGTCACACTTTGTCAAGCCAAAATTTGGCAGCCACAGTTTAGTTGACATATGTTTGGTTTTTGCTATATTTTGGCTTGCCACACTTTATTGTCGCTATGACCCATTTGGCATAGAGTTAATTTTTTACCAACTTTTGTCAAAGTTTGACGTTCGTTTTTTCAACCACACTttgtggcttgccacactttAATGGCTTGCCACACTTTGACTTGGCAAAATTAGTCTCCTACCAAACAGGTCCTAAATTTGAGAGGACGACTAACCAAAGGGGCATTGGAAGAGTGTCCTCTTTTCAAAGCTACTGAGGAGCATAAATTGTGCTATTTGGTTCTATTTTGGTCACAGCTGGAGCAAGACCCCCCTGTCATCGCTTTCTCGGTTGTCACATTTGACATATCTAGAATTTACCAGAGCATACAACGGGGAGCAGCTGGAATTTTGCACTGGGTGGTTTCCCAAGCTGAAGATTCTTTTGCTAGTAGACCTGCCTAATCTGAGTCGGCTAGAAGTACAAGAACGTGCCATGGTGTGCTTGGAGAAATTGTTCTTCACCAACCTAAACAGTATGACGGAGGTCCCATCTAGCATTGAGTTCCTCATGTCCCTCAAATATTTAGGCTTCTACCAAATCAGCAGCGACTTCTTAACGTTGCTGCACCAAAGTTCTGCAATTAAAGGGACGCAGTGGTCGCACACTCTCCGTCCTTGACCTGCCACACTGGCCGGCAATGTGAAGGTATGTAAGCTAGCCACTAATTAACCTGACAACTGGTACCACTACTCGTTTTCTCCCTGAAATATAATCTGCCGATGTGGTATGATGTTGGTTACGTAGGTCACCAGCTAGAAGGAAGATGCTTCACTATTCTGGTCTGCATGGAGATCAAGGAAATCCAAGGGTTCGTCTCGATGAGTTATATGGTGTCAATGCATCTCAAGATGTGTATGCAGTGTTGGTATACGTTCAGTGTTGCTGCTGATGTACAATATGCTCCTACTGCCTGTGTTTACTACTGTTTGTCTGCTTTAGCTTGTCAAGTGTGATAAAATCTGGCTATTGATCATTCCCGGTTTCGGTTTCTAAATAAGACGACGCTTATTGTTGTAAGACTGAGATTGAGTGTGTTTCCATTTTCAGCCTTTCTGTTTGCATTGCCTGTTTGAACTATGTACTTCTATTCGTGTGTGCTAGTTGTCGCCTATTTCAGCTGTGGCTGTTACATAAAAGACTCAGCTTGTTATTCATAATGCTCggttattcatttccttttcaaAGAATTGGCTTGTGAAGTTGTGATGCATCAATGCTCAGGTAGTCATTCTCACCGAGGGCGCTCTTCTCTACCAAATGGTCATGGGAATATTTCACAGGGTTTTCCCCTGTACTATCTCCCGCAACAGCAAAACAAAGCCTGAAGTGTAAACTAATCCCCCTCAACTAGCAAGTAGCCATTATCTTTGGCTATGATGGCAGTTTCTTTTGGCTTTGTTTTCCTGCTTCTGAGTGTCCATAATGATAGTATCTATTGATCCGGTGGACATGGGATTCCGGTAGTGAtggtagggttttaccttctcCTATATTGGAGGTGCTCCCGCCGGTGACCATGATGAGATGATGACGGCGGCGATAACAGTGAGATGGCGAGGtggtggtgcttcccgtgagcaccacGCTAACCCTAGATCGGTAGGGCTTGTTGATGGGAAAATTAACGGCGATCAACCTCATGATCCGTGCCCCGGCCCCACCTCTGTTTATATAGCGCGGGTCACAGGGACTCATCAACCATAACGGGTTGGACGTCCGCGATCGAGACGCGTGGATCAACAGTttggtgggccgttgggcccacacgGGGAGAGATCAATCTAACACATAAGGCTTGTTTGGAGTTTGGTCGCAGCTATGGTGTTGTACTCTAAATTTTCGTTCACTACATAAACATGTTATGTGGCCAACTTGCGGTCAAACTAAAAGCTACCTCGAGGAAATTCAGGCGCAAATATCTGAAGGAAAGATGCTATCGATCTTGTTTGTGTATTGTGGTCAACTACTTTCAATGGGGACAGGCCGCCAGCCCTTAGACAGGTCGAAAACGCTGTGAAACTTCTCGAGCACGAATCTACAAGCGCCAGCGCATCGGACGGCTGGGCAGTCGACTGAGACTTCATCAAGTATCAGTCGACTGAGTTTTAGCCATCCCGTTTTTGTATTCGTTTGCAACCACTGACCCAGAACAATAAACCAAATTCAGCATCTTGAGTTGCTCATTTTGTACAGCTTCAGCTGTTAACTATGCATGACACATACtaacatagcatttaacatgttacggtatctatctatgttactctactcatctctttcttctttaattgtttaccacatcagcatgtttgctagtatCTATGGCCAGCCCAACTATGCCTGCCAGCTCCACCTACCTTGGTAAATTATTGGCAAGGATCCCAAATTGTCTATCGATTTCCGTGGTGATATTTATACTAAAAGATgcttcctgctgccttccttgagtTGCTCCCTTGAGTTATTATTCTCCAAACTTAAGATCGATAAAAATGGATGTAGGATTAATCTACAAACTAAATTCGTCTAGTTCTTTGAtaagtatttccggacgaagAGAGTACAAAGTAAGCAATCATGCCGTTAGAATCATACCTGTGTCATTATTATTGTTTTCGTTAAGCCGTCGGTGTTGGCATTATTTTGTCTTTTTTTTTTGCGTGGATGTGCTGTTTTGGCTCAACAGTGGTTTCATGTTGTATCATGtggttgctatatatatatatatagcggaGCCAAAGTCTATTTGGAGAGAATCATACCTGTGTTGCTCGTGCAAATAAACAATATTCAGAAGGATATGTGCATCTAACTAAACTAAGGCAGCTCTCTGACCTTGCCGGAAGCGTGGTTCACTATCTTGTTAAATCAATAATGCACAGCCGGATGTACATGCATgttgtatatatgtgtgtgtgtgcaggaaGAAGCAGCACCGATGGATGAACCAAATAAACCAAGACACGGATCAATGGACAAGGACATGGCGGAGCTCGTGATCCCATCGCTCCCGCTGGAGACACGGTGCCCGCCGTTTCCCCTCAGGCAGTACGGCGGCTTCTGGATGCCGGAGCCGTTTCTTCCGGGCATGGCGGCCGCACGCGCGGGGTTCGAGCCGAGGCCGTCCGATGTCCTCCTCGCCAGCTTCCCAAAGTCCGGCACCACCTGGCTCAAGGCCCTCGCCTTCGCGACGGTCCACCGCGCCGACCACCCGCCGCGCAGCCTCGACCATccgctccgccgccgcaaccCGCACGACTGCGTCGACTTCCTCGAGTCGGTTTTCTTGCGCCCGCCGGCGGAGGATGCGTTGGCGGCACTCCCTTCGCCGCGCGTGATCGCCACCCACATGCCCTGCTCCCTCCTGCCGGAGCGGGTCACAGCAGACGACGCGGGCTGCAAGGTCGTCTACATCTGCCGCGACCCCAAGGACGCCCTCATCTCCATGTGGCTCTTCACCAAGAAGACCCTGGCGGCGGCCGCCATGGATGACGGCAACCCGCCGAAGCAATACAcgctggaggaggcgctggagctcTTCTGCGACGGCCGGTGCGTGGGCGGCCCGCAGTGGCACCACGTCGTCGGCTACTGGGAGGCGAGTCGGACGCGGCCCGAGAAGGTGCTCTTCCTCCGGTATGAAGACATGCTTCGTGACCCGGTGGGCAACGTGAGGAAGCTGGCGGAGTTCACCGGACGCGCCTTCTCGGAGAAGGAGGAAGCTGCTGGGGTTGCGGAGGAGATCGTGGAGCTGTGCAGCATCGACGCTCTCAAGAACATGGAGGTGAACAAGAATGGCAGGCAAGAGTACGTCAACAATGAGTCTTTCTTCAGGAAGGGCGTGGCTGGGGACTGGGAAAACCACATGACTCCGGCCATGGCAGCACGTCTGGACAAGATTGTCGAGGACGCCCTGCGAGGCTCGGGGTTCGCTTTCGGGGACACATCCGAGTCTACGTGAGCTACCCACCGCccaccggcggctagggttggtctACATATATCGT harbors:
- the LOC123411177 gene encoding cytosolic sulfotransferase 13-like, whose translation is MDEPNKPRHGSMDKDMAELVIPSLPLETRCPPFPLRQYGGFWMPEPFLPGMAAARAGFEPRPSDVLLASFPKSGTTWLKALAFATVHRADHPPRSLDHPLRRRNPHDCVDFLESVFLRPPAEDALAALPSPRVIATHMPCSLLPERVTADDAGCKVVYICRDPKDALISMWLFTKKTLAAAAMDDGNPPKQYTLEEALELFCDGRCVGGPQWHHVVGYWEASRTRPEKVLFLRYEDMLRDPVGNVRKLAEFTGRAFSEKEEAAGVAEEIVELCSIDALKNMEVNKNGRQEYVNNESFFRKGVAGDWENHMTPAMAARLDKIVEDALRGSGFAFGDTSEST